The following DNA comes from Nothobranchius furzeri strain GRZ-AD chromosome 19, NfurGRZ-RIMD1, whole genome shotgun sequence.
tttaaaaacatactgtagtatgtgtcctaaaaaagtataaaaaacaacatactagagtatgtgtcatgaaaatgtataaaaagccaagctacggtatgtttcctgaaaatgtataaaaaaaacaacatactatagtatgtatcttgaaaatgtagagaaaaaacatactgtagtatttgccctgaaatagtataaaacacaacatactttagtatgtgtcctgaaactgtataaaaaactaaatactttagtatgtgtcctgaaaatgtataaaaatactatagtatgtgtccagaaaaagtataaaaataaacactctatagtatgtgtcttgaaaatatattaagtaacatactgtagtatgtgtcctgaaaaagtataaaaaacaacatactatagtatatgtcatgaaaatgtataaaaagccaagctataatatgtttcctgaaaatgtgtaaaaaacaacatactatagtatgtatcttgaaaattagagaaaaaacattctatagtatttgccctgaaaaagtataaaaaacaacatactttagtatgtatcttgaaaatgtagagaaaaaacatactgtagtacttgccctgaaaaagtataaaaaacaaaatactttagtatgtgtcctgaaaatgtgtaaaaaaacatactttagtatgtgtcctgaaatgtttaaaaatactatagtatgtgtcctgaaaaagtataaaaaactaaatactttagtatgtgtcctgaaaatgtataaaaatactatagtatgtgtcctgaaaaagtataaaaataagcatactatagtatgtgtcttgaaaatgtattaagtaacatactgtggtatgtgtcctgaaaaagtataaaaaacaacatactatagtatgtgtcatgaaaatgtataaaaagccaagctataatatgtttcctgaaaatgtatcttgaaaatgtagagaaaaaacattctatagtatgtgtcttgaaaatgtattaaaaaacatactgtagtatttgtcctgaaaaagtataaaaaacaacatactagagtgtgtgtcatgaaaatgtataaaaagccaagctacggtatgtttcctgaaaatgtataaaaaaacaacatactatagtatgtatcttgaaaatgtagagaaaaaacatactgtagtatttgctctgaaaaagtataaaaaacaacatactttagtatgtgtcctgaaacagtataaaaaactaaatactttagtatgtgtcctgaaaatgtataaaaatactatagtatgtgtccagaaaaagtataaaaataaacactctatagtatgtgtcttgaaaatatattaagtaacatactgtagtatgtgtcctgaaaaagtataaaaaacaacatactatagtatgtgtcatgaaaatgtataaaaagccaagctataatatgtttcctgaaaatgtgtaaaaaacaacatactatagtatgtatcttgaaaattagagaaaaaacattctatagtatttgccctgaaaaagtataaaaaacaacatactttagtatgtatcttgaaaatgtagagaaaaaacatactgtagtacttgccctgaaaaagtataaaaaacaacatactttagtatgtgtcctgaaaatgtgtaaaaaaagatactttagtatgtgtcctgaaatgtttaaaaatactatagtatgtgtcctgaaaaagtataaaaaaactaaatactttagtatgtgtcctgaaaatgtataaaactactatagtatgtgtcctgaaaaagtataaaaataagcatactatagtatgtgtcttgaaaatgtattaagtaacatactgtggtatgtgtcctgaaaaagtataaaaaacaacatactatagtatgtgtcatgaaaatgtataaaaagccaagctataatatgtttcctgaaaatgtatcttgaaaatgtagagaaaaaacattctatagtatgtgtcttgaaaatgtattaaaaaacatactgtagtactgTAGTATACTAGTatttgacctgaaaaagtataaaaaacaacatactttagtatgtgtcctgaaaatgtgtaaaaaacaacatactatagtacgtgtcctgaaaatttgtataaaaacaacaacaacatactacagtaagtgtcctgttaatgtataaaaataaacatactaaagtatgtcactTAAAATGCATACAAAGTCAAGCTatagtttgtgtcatgaaaatgtgtaaaaaaaatacaatagtatgtgtcttaaaatgtattttaaaaacatactataggatgtgtcctgaaaaagtataaaaaacaacatactttagtatgtgtcctgaaaatgtattaaaaaaactatagtatgtgtcctgtaaaagtataaaaaacaacatactttaatatgtgtcctgaaaatgtgtaaaaaaacatacttcagtatgtgtcctgaaaatgtattaaaaaacatactactgtatgtgtcctgaaaaagtataaaaaacaacatactttagtatgtgtcctgaaaatgtataaaaagccaagctatagtatgtttcctgaaaatgtataaaaaaacaacatactttagtatgtatcttgaaaatgtagagaaaaaacatactgtagtatttgccctgaaatagtataaaaaacaacatactttagtatgtgtcctgaaattgtgtaaaaaacatactttagtatgtgtcctgaaaatgtataaaaatactatagtatgtgtcctgaaaaaatataaaaaactaaatactttggtatgtgtcctgaaaatgtataaaaatactatagtatgtgtcctgaaaaattataaaaataaacatactatagtatgtgtcttgaaaatgtattaagtaacatactgtagtatgtgtcctgaaaaagtttaaaaaacaacatactatagtatgtgtcatgaaaatgtataaaaagccaagctataatatgtttcctgaaaatgtatcttgaaaatgtagagaaaaaacattctatagtatgtgtcttgaaaatgtattaaaaaacatactgtagtatgtgtcctgaaaaagtataaaaaacaacatactagagtatgtgtcatgaaaatgtataaaaagccaagctacggtatgtttcctgaaaatgtataaaaaaacaacatactatagtatgtatcttgaaaatgtagagaaaaaacatactgtagtatttgctctgaaaaagtataaaaaacaacatactttagtatgtgtcctgaaaaaggggaaaaaacatactttagtatgtgttctgaaaatgtataaaaatactatagtatgtgtcctgaaaatgtataaaaaacaacatactatagtatgtgtcctgaaaatttgtataaaacaacaacaacatactactGCAAGTGTCCTGTTTatgtataaaaaataaacatactgtagtatgtgtcctgaaaaaatataaaaaacaatatactatagtatgtgtcatgaaaatgtataaaaagccaagctatagtatgtttcctgaaaatgtataaaaaaacaacatactttagtatgtatcttgaaaatgtagagaaaaaacatactgtagtatttgccctgaaaaagtataaaaaacaacatactttagtatgtgtcctgaaaatgtgtaaaaaaacatactttagtatgtgtcctgaaaatgttttgaaaaacatactgtagtatgtgtcctgaaaaagtataaaaaacaacatactatagtatgtgtcatgaaaatgtataaaaagccaagctatagtatgtttcatgaaatatataaaaaaaaacatactagtatttgacctgaaaaagtataaaaaacaacatactttagtatgtgtcctgaaaatgtgtaaaaaacaacatactatagtacgtgtcctgaaaatttgtataaaaacaacaacaacatactacagtaagtgtcctgttaatgtataaaaataaacatactaaagtatgtcactTAAAATGCATACAAAGTCAAGCTatagtttgtgtcatgaaaatgtgtaaaaaaaatacaatagtatgtgtcttaaaatgtattttaaaaacatactataggatgtgtcctgaaaaagtataaaaaacaacatactttagtatgtgtcctgaaaatgtattaaaaaaactatagtatgtgtcctgaaaaagtataaaaaacaacatactttaatatgtgtcctgaaaatgtgtaaaaaaaacatacttcagtatgtgtcctgaaaatgtattaaaaacacatACTActatatgtgtcctgaaaaagtataaaaaacaacatactttagtatgtgtcctgaaaatgtataaaaagccaagctatagtatgtttccttaaaatgtataaaaaaacaacatactgtagtatgtatcttgaaaatgtagagaaaaaacatactgttgtatttgccctgaaatagtataaaaaacaacatactttagtatgtgtcctgaaattgtgtaaaaaacatactttagtatgtgtcctgaaaatgtataaaaatactatagtatgtgtcctgaaaaaatataaaaaactaaatactttggtatgtgtcctgaaaatatataaaaatactatagtatgtgtcctgaaaaattataaaaataaacatactatagtatgtgtcttgaaaatgtattaagtaacatactgtagtatgtgtcctgaaaaagtttaaaaaacaacatactatagtatgtgtcatgaaaatgtataaaaagccaagctataatatgtttcctgaaaatgtatcttgaaaatgtgtaaaaaaacatacttcagtatgtgtcttgaaaatgtattaaaaaaacatactactgtatgtgtcctgaaaaagtataaaaaacaacatactagagtatgtgtcatgaaaatgtataaaaagccaagctacggtatgtttcctgaaaatgtataaaaaaaacaacatactgtagtatgtatcttgaaaatgtagagaaaaaacatactgtagtatttggccTGAAAAAGTCTAAaaaagtatgtgtcttgaaaatgtatttaaaaaacatactgctgtatgtgtcctgaaaatatataataaacaacatactatagtatgtgtcctgaaaatttgtataaaaacaacaacaacatactacagtaagtgtcctgttCATGTATgaaaataaacatactgtagtatgtgtcctgaaaaagtataaaacacaacatacaatactaaaatgtgttttaaaaacatactataggatgtgtcctgaaaaagtataaaaaaacaacatactatagtatgtcatgaaaatgtataaaaagccaagctatgctatgtttcctgaaaatgtttaaaaaaacaacatactatagtatgtatcttgaaaatgtagagaaaaaacatactgtagtatttgccctgaaagagtataaaaaacaacatactttagtatgtgtcctaaaaatgtataaaaatactatagtatgtgtcctgaaaaagtataaaaataaacatactatagtatgtgtcttgaaaatgtatttaaaaaacatactgctgtatgtgtcctgaaaatgtataaaaaacaacaaactatagtatgtgtcctgaaaaattgtttaaaaacaaaaacaacatactacagtaagtgtcctgttaatgtataaaaataaacatactgtagtatgtgtcctgaaaaagtataaaacacaacatattaAAGTATGTGACTTAAAAATGCAtgtaaagccaagctatagtatgtgtcctgaaaatgtgtaaaaaactatGCTAGTCTAAGTGTccgaaaaatgtgtaaaaaaacaacatactatactatgtgtcctgaaaatgtataaaaacaacataccatagtatgtcttctgaaaatgtatgtaaaaaaaacatgctatagtatgtgtccagaaaatgtgtaaaaatcatACTAggttatgtgtcctgaaaatgtggaaaaaacatactacagtatgtgtcctaataatgtataaaaataaacatactatagtatgtgtcctaaaaaagtataaaaatcaacattctatagtatatgccctgaaaatgtgtaaaaaaaaacatacaatagtatatgtcttaaaatgtatttaaaaaacatacaatagtatgtgtcctgaaaaagtataaaaaacaacatactttattatgtgtcttaaaatggatttaaaaacatactatactatgtgtcctaaaaaagtataaaaaacaacatactatagtttgtgtcgtgaaaatgtataaaaagccaagctatagtgttTCCTGAAGAAttgtaaaaataaacaacatactatagtatgtatcttgaaaatgtagagaaaaaacatactgtagtatttgccctgaaaaagtattaaaaacaacatactttggtatgtgtcctgaaaatgtgtaaaaaaaactatagtatgtgtcttgaaaatgtattaaaaaacatactgtagtatgtgtccttaagaagtataaaaattaaaatactatagtatatgtcctgaaaTAAAAAGCCtagttttagtatgtgtcctgaaaaacaacatactatagtatgtttcctgaaaatgtataaagaaaCTATGCTATAGTATGTCCTGAAAAtgtctaaaaaaacaacatactatagtatgactcttgaaaatgtattaaaaaccatactatagtaagtgtcctgaaaatgtataaaaatacataCTTCATTATGTGTCCTGAACATGtgtaaaaacatactatagtatgtgtctttaaaatgtattaaaaacatactcttTCCTGAAAATGTCTATGAAAATCATACTATGTCCTGAAAATCTATAAAAAACAACTTACTATAGTaactgtcttgaaaatgtatttaaaacatactacagtatgtgtcctgaaaatgtgtaaaaacatcttactatagtatgtgtccttaaaatgtataaaaaactatGTGTGTCCTGAAAGTGTGTAAAAAACAACATAgtacagtatgtgtcctgataatgtataaaaataaacatattatagtatgcaacctgaaaatgtataaaaatatactatagtatgtgtccttaaaatgtatgtaAAAAACCATACTATACTGTTCTTTctcgtaatgtactgataaacattagactttcatacatATTAGACTcaacacacacaactgaagtagttcaagccttttattgtctcTAATGTttcaaataaaggccatttaccatttaccaatgaGGATTTTGATGATTTTGGCAAACAGCTCATGAAAATCCAAAATTCCTATATATGAAAgtttaatgtttatcagtacattacagaaaataatgaactttatcacaacatgctaattgttttagaaggacctgtgtaaaaataaacatactacagtatgtgtcctgaaaatgtataaaaaaactatactatgtgtcctgaaaatgtgtaaaaataattaaagttaaataaataaacatactatagtatgtgtcctgaaaatgtgtaaaaaaaaaagatcaaactttgttatgtgtcctggaaatgcattttcaaaaaacatactgtagtacatgtcctgaaaatgtgtacataaataaaaaacaatatagtatgtgccctgaaaatgtttaaaaataataaataaataaaaacacctgtCATGAAAAAGTATCCCACTGTATTCCTACAGGGAAAAGTACAGCCACTATGAAAAGTTAGACAACATAGTATATTTGTATACATAGGTATGAAGGTTCACTAAATATTCAGTTGAATCATCCACTTCAAATATGTATCTACATCACTTTTGTTACGTGCCTTGCCCCttatcggccacaagatggcctcagtggcttctgcctcgccagTCTCCCGGTGCCCAGCCGTTCTTAATCACCGATAATCACtagacagctgttaaaagctgctctcctgcacTCAGTCTGggagaaggtacagggaagtgtgggCACAAAGGTGTTCAGGCttctctcttctcctcgtgtgcttTGTTTAGTGGTACTTTGGTGGCTTTGACTCTTGTTCAATAGGGTTTCTGGTAAACTTTGACTTTGGGATCGGCCTTCGACTCCGCtttggagcccccccccccccccccccccccccccccccccgcgagcgTCTCTGCTTAACAGGACGTCTCTCATTAGTCTAGTGTTTTTTGTTTGTAAACGAATATCTTAGTTAGTTAGTTCTCCTCCTCCCAGCCCTTTTGGCTTGGAGCTTTTTGTTATCCTTTTTCCCTTTTGTATATAGCGGCTCTTTGTGTTTgtttaataaaatcctttgttggagacacattactttgttatTATTAAACCCACACACTATTTCTCTTACTCCCTCCACCACATCACTCCTAGTGAGCGGAGGGACGAAACAACTTTATTTATTAAGTTGCACTTGGTATAAAATTCATTACATAAAAGTGTTAAAAGCAGTTGTAACAAAGTGCCGGATGGATCCGGAAGCAGCATTTAAACCATGTGTGATACACTTGCTCGTGATTTTGTGTACTTCACAAGTCCAGTTTATCCTGGTAGACTTTCTGTTTACTTCATAGACACTCACAGGTCTTGACCACCATGTTGCTATGCTTTTTGAGGATGACGTTGTTGTTGTCATCGTAGAACAGGACCGAAATGGGGCTGAGCTTGTTTGGAGCGCAACAGGCTGTAGGGACTTCCTCTGGCTTCATGAGGTGGACCTGCCAGAcccaaaacacacaaacaggctGTGTTTAGATTTGGCCTCCCAACTCACGAGTCGAGTTGTAACTGATGTTTTACGAttctgtaaaagccgtttcattcGTATCGACTTGTGGCCGACTAGCACAATGACCCAGATTTGACCCAGAAGAACGCCATTTACCTCCATAAAACGATGACAGGTTCATTGTGAACAAGATGGCAGCAGTGCAGCATGACCCTAAGTGTTTATTTATCCAATTTATGAAAACATCACGCTGCTCAAGACTAATAACCACGAAATAATGACAGTAAGTGAATCTAAGTGGGTTGCTAGTTCTGCTCCAGAATCATATAAATACTTCACACGTAGTTCACATTCAGATATCTAATTTCTCTTTGTTACAAAAGATTATGACCTGAGATTTCAGTCTAAAATCATCAAACTACGATATTTGAAAGTCGTCCTAATTAAAGCTTGTGAGTTGATGAATTATGTACACTTCAGAGTGAGCTGAGTGcagaggtggtgtgtgtgtggcgtTCTGACCACGAGCTGGATCAAGGCGTGGTTGGTGGCGTTCATGCAGGAGCCCAGAGGATAGATACACTCTCCATCACAGTAGTACGCCGAGTATCCAGTAGGAGCCAGAACCCAGTCCTGAACACACCCGGACCAGAACATTtatgaaggaaaaacaaaaactcCTTCATGTCTGATTAAAGGGATTTACACAAACACACCGTCGTCTCAATTTAACAGATATGACTTCATTTTAAATTAATTTCTAAATCAAGTAAAaactatcaaatttttcacccaaATTTCTAAATTTCCAATTTTTTAAAGAATCAACAAGAGTGTTAAAAAGACGTGGAGGTCACACCAGTCTCAGAGTAAAAAGAGTAACTAACCATAATCACTACCGCCACCTTAACCTAACTAAGTCTTACGGGTTGTTTTCCTAGTGAGGACGGCCACCGAACATGAAAAATACTACGTATATAATTAACTCATGTGCAGTGAATGTTTGTCAACACAAAATACTAAAATGCAAAAGCTAATTGTGTCCACATGACTAATATTCTACAAAAATTAAAATCGGAAGCTCACCTTCCATCCCAGGTCGCTGAAGCTGACGTAGAGTTCGTGTTTTTTACACGGCTCGCCTTTACTAGCAGCACTGCGATCTGAACAGGTGGGAAAACACATCAGAACACCATGAAGGTACTTTAATATTTACTCTTATCACCTTCATTCTGGTTTTATTAACTTCaagtttttaacaaatcaaagatGTAATTAAAGGGGACAGAGAATcttaaaccaacattttcttgtttgTGAGTAAGGACAGCTTGGGTGGTGAAAGGGTTAAAGCCGTGTGTGACCTACTTCgtatgtaaattagaaagttcAAAAATGCCAGAACAAGCGTCTTTTCTGAGAAACCTCTTATTAAAACATCGTAATGAggagcccttcctcctccaatCAGAGCCTCCAGTGTCTGAGGCCTTCTagtttaaaccaaccaatcagcaagcagctcattagcatattcaAGTGCAGGCCAAGTGGGAGGGGTAAACAGCTCAGCCTGCGTCAGGGCTCCTGAAGCACATATGTACTCTCTGAGCCCTTACTGTTGATGACGGGGACCGGGAGGTCGTATTTGTGTTTCTTCCTCCTAGGGTGGGGCTTGACGGCTCGCGGTGGCCGACACGGAACCTGGTTCTCCCTGAAGGTCACCATGAAGGGTTGCTTGGACCGGGGGGCCCTGCGACCCACCAGGCCGATCCAGGCTGCAGACAGGGATCGGTCTGAGAGCAAACAGATCTCAGGTCAGCTAAATGTCCCAGACCGCACAACGAATCCGTGGTCCAGCAGAGCGCTCACCATCCTCCGTCTCTACGTAGAGGCGTATGCCCAGGTTGCTGCGTGGGTGGAGCAGCCAGTGGTTGGAGGCTGAGGTGACATCGAAGGCCAGCCAGCCCTCCTGGCCCGCAGGAACCGACTGCATGTCCAGCAGCACCAGCTCCAGCTCCCTGGAGGTGAAGAGACATCCATTAAACGTATCGTCGCTgtccaacaccccccccccacacacacacacacacacacacacacacacacgcagaacaCTACAGACATCAATAATAAAGAATGTCATTACATAGTAGTAAACTTAAACAGCTGCCCTTATAAATGTACTATTGAGTTATTTTATTACAAAAGCCTAAAATAAAAAACTGTGAATGACCTCATAGCCCCCCCATACCACCATACCAAGGTTTCTAAACAGCTTTTAATGAACTCTAAATGAAAACATTAACATCAGTTTTTATAATTTTAAACTTTTAGAGCTTTAGTTACTTGTTACCTTTAGTTACTTTACATTTAGAAGTATTGGAGAAGAGAGAAACAGCTTTTGATGGCTGAACTTTCTTCTGTCAGTTTCTGTAAAATGATGATTAATAACTGTTAAACAAGTGGTCCACAGATGATCATTTAAACACTTGATTTCAGGAGCTTTTAATTATTAAATCTAGAAAAATACAATTTCTTCTAAAACTTCTGCTaattattttaa
Coding sequences within:
- the LOC129160907 gene encoding bone morphogenetic protein 8A-like; this encodes MQSVPAGQEGWLAFDVTSASNHWLLHPRSNLGIRLYVETEDDRSLSAAWIGLVGRRAPRSKQPFMVTFRENQVPCRPPRAVKPHPRRKKHKYDLPVPVINNRSAASKGEPCKKHELYVSFSDLGWKDWVLAPTGYSAYYCDGECIYPLGSCMNATNHALIQLVVHLMKPEEVPTACCAPNKLSPISVLFYDDNNNVILKKHSNMVVKTCECL